In one Brevibacillus choshinensis genomic region, the following are encoded:
- a CDS encoding DUF2935 domain-containing protein: MAKVETGGKVLEGTYQQTAVFEHRFWLQILGDHARMLYNTLPRQAEADSRRAFSFISAYDRLLMQARQEISGDQLQMVNRQANALTHELRTFKLHLIREGLTGKLSLPITFLNHMVNEADEYLEILVWLLADQVPPLQHPIHHHLLWLSDASAHASGIARSLDMVEKRLQAKSEDFIKVFDALYLKAIEMAGYMRSNMQQFPALTRFDQEAEWEILLFSKFLEELEELSLSAQLIGTLTPLIPDHMGREECYYLMKLSEVTAVQKPSCNPARPRPQM; this comes from the coding sequence ATGGCGAAAGTTGAAACCGGAGGGAAGGTCTTGGAAGGAACCTATCAGCAGACGGCAGTGTTTGAGCATCGATTTTGGCTGCAAATTCTCGGGGATCACGCCCGCATGTTGTACAATACGTTGCCCCGGCAAGCGGAAGCGGACAGCCGACGGGCGTTCTCTTTCATTTCCGCTTACGACCGTTTATTGATGCAAGCGCGCCAGGAGATAAGCGGGGATCAGTTGCAAATGGTAAATCGGCAGGCGAATGCTTTGACGCATGAGCTTCGGACATTCAAACTCCACCTGATTCGGGAAGGCCTGACGGGCAAGCTGTCCCTCCCGATTACGTTTCTCAATCACATGGTGAATGAAGCGGATGAGTACCTGGAGATTCTCGTCTGGTTGTTGGCAGATCAAGTCCCGCCGCTGCAGCATCCGATCCACCATCATCTGTTGTGGTTATCTGATGCATCCGCTCACGCATCCGGAATTGCCCGTTCGCTGGATATGGTGGAAAAACGTCTACAGGCAAAAAGTGAAGATTTCATCAAAGTATTCGACGCCTTGTACTTGAAAGCGATTGAAATGGCCGGCTATATGCGCTCCAACATGCAGCAGTTTCCCGCTTTGACGCGTTTTGATCAAGAGGCGGAATGGGAAATTCTATTGTTTTCCAAGTTCCTCGAAGAATTGGAAGAACTGAGCTTGAGTGCGCAACTGATAGGGACTTTGACTCCGCTGATCCCAGACCACATGGGTAGGGAAGAGTGCTATTACCTGATGAAGCTGTCGGAAGTGACGGCTGTTCAAAAACCTTCGTGCAATCCGGCACGACCCCGCCCGCAAATGTAA
- a CDS encoding glutaminase — protein MVQAVWEDGTKQHVQRLEKLDQWVAEWRSDAEKGRCASYIPALKRVNPAQLGICIIEPTGKMTVSGDWEAPFTLQSISKVISLIAACCHHGIPYVLERVDVEPTGDAFNSIIRLEMHKPGKPFNPMINAGAITVASLLPGKSEQKLAYANRIFQKLTGTLPLVNEEVFRSEWTTSHRNRALSHYLKDTGFLECEVEEALEVYLKLCSIEVDSQQIALIGLILALDGFHPLLQEQILPKQVVRLAKALMLTCGMYDASGKFAAHVGLPAKSGVSGGIMTMVPPKQNAASHFPDGCGIGLFGPAIDECGNSVAGVSLLKHIAQEWDLSIF, from the coding sequence ATGGTTCAAGCGGTATGGGAAGACGGCACAAAACAGCATGTACAAAGACTGGAGAAATTAGATCAATGGGTGGCTGAATGGCGTTCTGATGCTGAGAAGGGACGATGCGCGAGCTATATACCTGCATTGAAGCGAGTTAATCCCGCACAGTTGGGTATCTGTATCATCGAGCCGACTGGAAAAATGACGGTATCCGGCGATTGGGAAGCACCTTTCACGCTGCAAAGCATTTCAAAAGTAATCAGCTTGATAGCCGCTTGCTGCCATCATGGCATTCCCTATGTGTTGGAGCGAGTGGATGTCGAACCGACAGGTGACGCGTTCAATTCCATTATTCGTTTGGAAATGCACAAGCCGGGCAAACCATTTAACCCCATGATTAATGCAGGCGCTATTACAGTCGCTTCGCTTCTCCCGGGAAAATCAGAGCAAAAGCTGGCGTATGCAAACAGAATTTTCCAAAAGCTTACAGGCACACTACCCCTCGTGAACGAGGAAGTCTTCCGTTCCGAGTGGACAACCTCTCATCGGAACAGAGCCCTCTCCCACTATTTAAAAGATACTGGCTTTTTGGAATGCGAGGTAGAGGAAGCGCTAGAAGTCTATTTAAAGCTATGCTCGATCGAAGTAGATTCGCAGCAAATCGCCTTGATTGGATTGATCTTGGCCCTTGACGGCTTCCATCCGCTCCTCCAGGAACAAATCCTCCCGAAACAGGTGGTCAGGCTGGCGAAAGCCTTGATGCTTACCTGCGGAATGTACGACGCTTCTGGCAAATTCGCAGCTCATGTAGGACTTCCTGCCAAGAGCGGCGTATCGGGCGGGATTATGACCATGGTCCCTCCCAAGCAAAATGCCGCATCTCACTTTCCAGACGGCTGCGGGATTGGCTTGTTCGGGCCTGCCATTGATGAGTGCGGGAATAGTGTTGCTGGTGTTTCCCTGCTCAAACATATCGCGCAGGAATGGGATCTCAGCATTTTTTAG
- a CDS encoding M20 metallopeptidase family protein: MKSSIHDKLMPGEELSQQLYEIRSHLHQNPELSFQEYQTCSYIMSWLEKWGIPHRRFGETGVVVDLIGEEGEGRHIGVRADIDALPIEEKTKLSFASKQPGVMHACGHDGHTTILLGTVYQLFQMKGKWKGRVRCIFQPGEEADGAAQQMIEEGVLDNPRVDGMLALHLWPHLPFGSVGVRNGAITASCDDFRIAIEGKGGHSARPQHAVDAIAISSQILQALSLLVTKGTNPVDPVVVHVGKIQGGTASNIVADRVIMEGTTRTVSRETRNKLRQQFISLVKGIVEAYGATVKITYNEGFPPVINDPMLTDCVKQCAAELLGESAVYVLPEPSMGADDFGAFAEQVPSTYFRLGIQQADQPVYDLHHPQFQFDQDIIPIGVQVCTHTVLTWLEKGEKETC, encoded by the coding sequence ATGAAAAGTTCCATTCACGACAAACTGATGCCCGGCGAGGAGCTCTCGCAGCAGCTCTACGAAATCAGGAGTCACCTCCACCAAAATCCAGAGCTGTCCTTTCAGGAGTATCAGACGTGCTCGTATATCATGTCCTGGCTAGAAAAGTGGGGCATCCCGCATCGTCGCTTTGGGGAGACAGGGGTCGTCGTCGACTTGATCGGTGAAGAGGGAGAGGGGCGCCACATAGGGGTTCGAGCCGATATTGACGCCCTGCCCATTGAAGAAAAAACAAAGCTGTCCTTTGCATCTAAACAACCAGGTGTCATGCACGCTTGTGGACATGATGGGCATACCACTATTTTGCTTGGGACGGTCTATCAGCTGTTTCAAATGAAAGGCAAGTGGAAAGGGCGTGTGCGCTGCATTTTCCAGCCGGGTGAAGAAGCGGATGGAGCGGCGCAGCAGATGATCGAAGAAGGTGTCCTGGACAATCCTCGCGTGGATGGCATGCTAGCTCTGCACTTGTGGCCACATTTGCCGTTTGGTTCCGTAGGGGTGAGGAATGGAGCAATCACTGCCTCGTGTGACGATTTTCGGATCGCGATCGAAGGCAAGGGTGGCCACAGCGCGCGACCACAGCATGCGGTCGATGCGATTGCGATCAGCAGTCAGATTCTCCAGGCGCTCTCTCTTCTCGTGACGAAGGGAACCAACCCCGTTGACCCTGTAGTCGTACACGTCGGTAAGATTCAGGGTGGGACGGCGAGCAACATTGTTGCAGATCGGGTGATCATGGAAGGAACGACGAGGACGGTGTCACGTGAGACGAGAAACAAATTGCGGCAGCAGTTTATCTCGCTCGTGAAAGGAATCGTGGAAGCGTATGGAGCGACGGTTAAGATCACCTACAACGAAGGCTTTCCCCCTGTCATCAATGATCCAATGCTGACCGATTGCGTCAAACAGTGTGCAGCAGAGCTTTTGGGGGAATCAGCTGTCTACGTCTTGCCTGAGCCGTCGATGGGGGCAGATGATTTCGGAGCCTTTGCCGAACAGGTCCCGAGCACGTATTTCCGACTGGGCATTCAGCAAGCGGATCAACCTGTGTACGATTTGCACCATCCGCAATTTCAATTTGATCAGGACATTATTCCGATTGGCGTACAAGTATGTACCCATACGGTTCTCACATGGTTGGAAAAAGGAGAGAAAGAGACATGCTAA
- a CDS encoding c-type cytochrome: MSSVLPIFSLLFTMMLPFAPQEIGGSAIAEQVFRNNCMICHGQALEGGFGPELLHVGSRKSKAQIAQQIQHGGMLMPAFGNQLDAGTIEKLAQWLSEKK; the protein is encoded by the coding sequence TTGAGCTCCGTTCTGCCCATTTTTTCTTTACTGTTTACCATGATGTTGCCGTTTGCGCCGCAAGAAATCGGAGGTTCTGCCATAGCGGAACAAGTCTTCCGAAACAACTGCATGATTTGTCATGGACAAGCTTTGGAGGGAGGCTTCGGCCCAGAACTTTTGCATGTCGGTTCCCGTAAGTCGAAAGCGCAGATCGCCCAGCAAATCCAGCATGGCGGGATGCTCATGCCGGCATTCGGCAATCAATTGGATGCAGGAACCATTGAAAAGCTCGCCCAATGGCTGTCTGAGAAAAAGTAA
- a CDS encoding amidohydrolase family protein has product MTEISLRDIQAVDVHAHPYVANEQPYTTEAFIRKLSLSVLPEQMHKGQVSSPHQPYPGSIMWMQILIRRMARYFGCEPTLAEVVKQRNERAGNFQAYTRELFADAKLTGVIADFGYPMPMLKKQAYADLCGARIWEIHRIEPVMVRLRKECASFGEFVELYRADLRNALQRPDVVGLKSIIAYRSGLEVLDKNEQAAAAQWEEFLANERAEAKALRDYCLHIAMEECTAADKVMHIHTGVGDGDVVLPKASPSFLLPMLRTQAYAETKVHLVHGGYPWVEEAAFIVSILPNVYMDISLQNPFVGHGVKRILSQVFEFAPFDKVMYGSDAFTVPEMNWLGVHLFKECFEQVLQSWVESDYVDAETAQYIGEMVLYRNFESIYIK; this is encoded by the coding sequence ATGACAGAAATATCATTGCGAGATATACAAGCGGTAGACGTCCATGCCCATCCGTACGTAGCGAACGAACAACCTTATACGACCGAGGCGTTTATTCGCAAGCTGTCCTTATCCGTACTACCTGAGCAAATGCACAAAGGCCAAGTCTCATCCCCGCATCAGCCTTACCCGGGTTCGATCATGTGGATGCAGATTCTAATCAGGCGAATGGCGCGTTACTTTGGCTGTGAACCAACGCTTGCAGAAGTCGTGAAACAACGAAATGAGCGAGCGGGAAACTTCCAGGCGTATACGAGAGAACTATTCGCGGATGCAAAGCTCACGGGTGTCATCGCGGACTTTGGGTATCCCATGCCGATGCTGAAAAAGCAAGCGTACGCCGACCTGTGTGGAGCGAGGATCTGGGAGATTCACCGAATTGAGCCCGTGATGGTGCGCTTGCGAAAAGAGTGTGCCAGCTTCGGGGAGTTCGTCGAGTTGTATCGCGCAGATTTGCGAAACGCTTTGCAACGTCCGGATGTCGTCGGATTAAAATCGATCATCGCCTATCGCAGCGGATTAGAAGTGCTAGACAAGAATGAACAGGCCGCTGCAGCACAATGGGAGGAATTCCTGGCAAATGAACGTGCGGAAGCAAAAGCCTTGCGCGATTACTGCTTGCACATCGCTATGGAAGAATGCACAGCGGCAGACAAGGTCATGCACATCCATACAGGCGTAGGGGATGGGGATGTTGTCCTGCCCAAGGCGAGTCCGAGCTTTCTCCTCCCCATGCTGCGCACCCAGGCTTACGCAGAAACAAAGGTCCATCTCGTTCATGGTGGCTATCCGTGGGTGGAAGAAGCGGCTTTCATCGTTAGCATTTTGCCAAACGTCTACATGGACATATCCTTGCAAAATCCTTTTGTTGGTCACGGAGTCAAACGGATTCTCTCACAAGTCTTTGAATTTGCACCGTTTGACAAGGTGATGTACGGCTCCGATGCCTTTACCGTTCCAGAAATGAACTGGCTGGGTGTACATCTGTTCAAGGAGTGCTTTGAACAAGTGCTGCAGTCGTGGGTGGAGTCTGACTACGTGGACGCCGAGACTGCGCAATACATCGGAGAAATGGTGTTGTACCGCAACTTTGAGAGTATTTATATCAAATAA
- a CDS encoding APC family permease produces the protein MMEQRVLELAPERKLGYWHIWALGVGAVVGDGVFLLMGQGIAMAGPGAILAYFVAGLSQFFLMIALGELAVGMPNAGAMSRWVERMMGRWWGFLSGVTFALGWVIAGGSVGLALGKITMWFFPQLQGEYWSVIFAVFFITVFAVLNVLGTEIAATTQLLLVIIMTAVIAIFSLIGLKDMNLANFTPFLPHGSDGFWSAIPLGTYAYLGAVTLATAGGECKDPKDLPKALIWSGITFLLLYTAAQAVLQGLIPWDQITMDSSPFTVAAGQVFGFAGAFVMNAVAWIAAATCILMGTLYAASRIFFAQAREGFLPAFFGYLHPKTKTPVYGILFVWACSVALVILGSLNPDFLYVELSNQLVLAWMVSWTLALIASILYRKKYPDEIQQLPWKQPLYPLFPILGFIGIGIVCYGSFVGSPMTLVRGAIWMGALFFVFKLFQKKSQSTLSQ, from the coding sequence ATGATGGAACAGCGAGTGTTGGAGCTTGCACCGGAGCGAAAGCTTGGGTATTGGCACATTTGGGCATTGGGGGTAGGAGCCGTCGTCGGTGACGGTGTCTTCCTGCTCATGGGACAAGGGATCGCGATGGCAGGACCAGGAGCCATTCTCGCATACTTTGTCGCAGGTCTCTCACAATTTTTTCTGATGATCGCGCTCGGGGAGCTGGCGGTCGGGATGCCTAATGCCGGAGCCATGTCCCGTTGGGTAGAGCGGATGATGGGGCGCTGGTGGGGCTTTTTATCCGGAGTAACGTTTGCGCTCGGATGGGTCATTGCAGGTGGTAGCGTCGGGTTGGCGCTAGGAAAAATAACGATGTGGTTCTTCCCACAGCTACAGGGTGAGTACTGGTCAGTCATTTTCGCCGTTTTCTTTATTACGGTGTTTGCTGTACTAAACGTGTTGGGGACAGAAATTGCTGCAACAACGCAATTATTACTCGTGATCATTATGACGGCCGTTATTGCTATCTTCTCTCTCATTGGTTTAAAAGATATGAATCTCGCTAATTTCACTCCGTTTCTCCCGCACGGATCGGACGGCTTCTGGTCGGCTATTCCGCTCGGCACATACGCTTACTTGGGTGCGGTGACGCTGGCAACAGCCGGGGGAGAATGTAAGGACCCGAAAGATTTGCCAAAAGCGCTGATCTGGTCTGGAATTACATTCCTGCTTCTCTACACGGCAGCACAAGCTGTTCTGCAAGGGCTGATTCCTTGGGATCAGATCACAATGGACAGCTCGCCGTTTACGGTTGCGGCTGGGCAAGTGTTTGGCTTTGCTGGAGCCTTTGTCATGAATGCCGTCGCCTGGATTGCTGCTGCGACTTGCATTTTGATGGGGACATTGTATGCAGCCTCGCGTATCTTTTTTGCCCAAGCGCGTGAAGGGTTCTTGCCAGCGTTTTTCGGTTACCTCCATCCCAAAACGAAAACACCTGTGTACGGCATCCTGTTTGTGTGGGCTTGCTCCGTAGCTCTCGTGATTCTGGGTTCCTTGAATCCCGATTTCCTCTATGTAGAGCTGTCCAATCAGTTGGTTCTTGCCTGGATGGTTTCCTGGACGCTCGCTTTGATTGCTTCCATTCTCTACCGCAAAAAGTACCCAGATGAGATCCAGCAACTGCCATGGAAACAGCCTTTGTATCCTCTCTTTCCGATCTTGGGCTTTATTGGAATCGGCATTGTCTGTTACGGCTCGTTCGTCGGTTCCCCGATGACGCTGGTTCGCGGCGCCATTTGGATGGGAGCTCTGTTCTTTGTATTCAAGCTGTTCCAAAAGAAAAGCCAATCTACTCTCAGTCAGTAG
- a CDS encoding alpha-hydroxy-acid oxidizing protein, translating into MSQPAGQQLPVSYAEWESRARSVLAKGPFDYIDGGAGYEDTIRVNREAFRSWRLQPQVLRNVSKRDARVTLFGKTYPAPVMLAPISIQGIAHPLGELASARAAAALGVPFILSTVSSRPLEEVAAVMGNAPRWFQLFWPNDPDVTASLLRRAEAAGYSAIVLTVDLPVYGWRERDIRNGYNPFQVGEGIANFVTDPAFRAKLRKPPEQDWQAAISLFGSIFFHPSLSWADLPFLRLHTKLPILIKGILNMQDAELALRYGADGIVVSNHGGRQVDGEVASLDVLPDVLDIVRGRIPVLMDSGIRNGPDVIKAISLGASAILFGRPYIYGLAVAGETGVGRVIQNLFTDLDLTMANCGIRSIAEMNRTFLIRR; encoded by the coding sequence ATGAGCCAACCTGCAGGACAACAGCTTCCCGTTTCATACGCAGAATGGGAATCGAGGGCAAGAAGTGTTTTGGCAAAAGGTCCATTCGACTACATCGACGGCGGAGCAGGGTATGAGGATACCATCCGTGTGAACAGGGAAGCATTTCGAAGCTGGAGATTGCAGCCTCAAGTGCTTCGGAACGTATCGAAACGTGATGCACGGGTGACCTTGTTCGGCAAGACATATCCTGCCCCTGTAATGCTTGCGCCCATCAGCATTCAAGGTATTGCCCATCCCCTGGGCGAACTGGCTTCGGCACGGGCGGCTGCAGCGCTGGGGGTGCCGTTTATTCTCAGTACCGTCTCCTCCCGCCCGCTGGAAGAGGTGGCAGCAGTAATGGGAAACGCACCTCGCTGGTTTCAGTTGTTCTGGCCAAACGACCCTGATGTGACAGCCAGCTTGCTTCGCCGGGCGGAAGCCGCAGGATACTCCGCAATCGTCCTCACCGTCGACTTGCCGGTGTACGGCTGGCGGGAGAGGGACATTCGTAATGGCTACAACCCATTCCAGGTAGGAGAAGGCATCGCTAATTTTGTGACGGATCCTGCTTTTCGCGCAAAGCTGAGGAAACCGCCGGAGCAAGATTGGCAAGCGGCGATCTCCCTGTTCGGAAGCATTTTTTTCCATCCGAGCCTGTCATGGGCAGACCTGCCGTTCCTGCGACTCCATACCAAGCTGCCGATTCTGATCAAAGGGATTTTAAACATGCAGGATGCGGAATTGGCTTTGCGATATGGTGCAGATGGCATTGTCGTCTCCAATCACGGAGGCAGGCAGGTGGATGGAGAAGTGGCTTCTCTTGACGTTCTCCCTGATGTTCTCGACATCGTGCGGGGACGGATTCCCGTGCTCATGGACAGCGGCATTCGCAACGGCCCGGATGTGATCAAGGCGATCTCACTCGGGGCATCGGCCATCCTGTTCGGCCGCCCTTACATCTACGGACTAGCGGTGGCAGGTGAAACGGGCGTTGGACGGGTGATCCAGAATTTATTCACGGATTTGGATCTCACGATGGCAAACTGTGGGATCAGGTCCATCGCGGAAATGAACCGCACTTTTCTCATCAGGAGGTAA
- a CDS encoding alanine/glycine:cation symporter family protein — protein MQQILQEVIGSLNDFLWSNVLIIMLVFVGLFFTYKGRFLQVRMIREMVQAIREGKTGKKEGISPFQAFCISMAARVGTGNITGIAIAVSLGGPGSVFWMWIIAIIGSASSFVESTLAQIYKIKDKDGFRGGPAYYMEKGLKKRWMGALFAILITLSFGLVFNAVQSNTITVAFENSFGTDRLTLGIIMAILFAIIIFGGVKRIAKMSEYIVIVLAVLYIGMALFIILMNLGKMPEVLSLIVKNAFGFDQVAGGTLGAAVLHGVKRGLFSNEAGMGSAPNAAATATTSHPVKQGLIQAFGVLTDTLIICTSTAFIILLSDAYKQPGLSGIELSQAALSTHIGPWASAFLAIMVFLFAFSTLIGNYYYGETNIEFLKTNKAWLMLYRVSVLSMVLFGAVAKVQLVWDLADLFMGLMVIVNLIAIFLLSRVAFAALHDYVVQKKAGKDPVFYQDSIDGLENAEAWEHSPIPDISPKKSEVS, from the coding sequence ATGCAGCAAATCCTTCAAGAAGTCATCGGTTCCCTCAACGATTTTTTGTGGTCCAATGTGTTAATCATCATGCTCGTCTTTGTCGGTTTGTTTTTTACTTATAAAGGTAGATTTTTGCAGGTCCGCATGATCAGGGAAATGGTGCAGGCGATCCGCGAAGGCAAAACAGGCAAGAAAGAAGGCATCTCCCCTTTTCAGGCATTCTGTATCAGCATGGCGGCGCGCGTCGGAACCGGAAATATTACGGGGATTGCCATCGCTGTATCTTTGGGTGGACCTGGCTCCGTCTTTTGGATGTGGATTATCGCGATTATCGGATCAGCGTCGAGCTTTGTAGAGAGCACGCTAGCCCAGATCTATAAGATCAAAGACAAAGATGGCTTCCGCGGCGGCCCGGCGTACTACATGGAAAAGGGACTGAAGAAACGCTGGATGGGCGCTCTGTTTGCCATTTTGATCACCTTGTCCTTTGGCCTCGTCTTTAATGCGGTTCAGTCCAATACCATTACCGTCGCTTTCGAAAACTCATTTGGCACGGACCGATTGACGCTCGGCATCATCATGGCAATCCTCTTTGCCATCATCATCTTCGGCGGCGTCAAGCGCATCGCGAAAATGTCCGAGTACATCGTCATCGTCTTAGCTGTTCTGTACATCGGCATGGCGTTGTTCATCATCCTGATGAATCTGGGCAAGATGCCGGAAGTACTCTCCCTCATTGTGAAGAATGCATTTGGGTTTGATCAGGTAGCCGGCGGGACACTCGGCGCCGCTGTCCTTCATGGAGTAAAGCGCGGTCTATTCTCCAACGAGGCTGGGATGGGGAGTGCGCCTAACGCTGCAGCGACAGCAACGACCAGTCACCCTGTGAAGCAAGGCCTCATTCAAGCGTTTGGCGTTTTGACCGATACGCTGATCATTTGCACTAGCACGGCCTTCATCATTTTGCTTTCAGATGCGTACAAGCAACCGGGGCTGAGCGGTATCGAGCTTTCCCAAGCAGCGCTGAGCACTCATATTGGCCCGTGGGCTTCCGCATTCCTTGCCATCATGGTTTTCTTGTTCGCGTTTAGTACATTGATTGGCAACTATTACTACGGGGAGACCAATATCGAGTTTTTGAAGACAAACAAAGCTTGGCTCATGCTGTACAGAGTCAGCGTGCTCAGCATGGTCTTGTTCGGAGCCGTGGCAAAGGTCCAGCTCGTGTGGGATTTGGCAGACTTGTTCATGGGGCTTATGGTGATCGTCAACCTGATCGCGATCTTCCTCCTGTCGAGGGTTGCCTTTGCTGCCTTGCATGATTATGTGGTACAGAAAAAAGCGGGGAAAGATCCTGTGTTTTATCAGGACAGCATCGATGGCCTCGAAAATGCGGAAGCGTGGGAGCACTCTCCGATTCCGGACATTTCGCCGAAAAAGAGCGAAGTCTCCTAA
- a CDS encoding glutamine synthetase family protein, whose amino-acid sequence MLTKEEVLGIVEKEQIEFIRIEFLDYAGVTRGRTVRPAQLASAMDKGVNFSTAIMSFDCFDEYIPNPTYGANDGDFFAIPDPATFAILPYRKSTARMLCDLVDANGDPWAGCPRNALKRLLSEVESKLGGKMFMAFEQEAYLLREVDDKIQTADNSHCFSTVGVDVQEDFVQDFVLSLEKMGVETEQISSEYGPGQLEINLKYTPALQATDNQVTFMHLFKQIAKDKGMIGTLMPKPFQHLAGSGLHVHISLFDESGENLFEDPSDQRGLDMSEKAYHFIGGLLKHAPSLIAIGAPSVNSYKRMQPGTWAPAHVCYGSGNRSVLVRIPEKRRARRFEFRGADGTCNPYLLAACLVAAGLHGIQSRIEPGEPATTDVSKMSNAELKERGISWVPRSLPEAIGYLAEDTILAETIGRSIWEEFINIKRTESDKFNRYVSDWERKLFANLF is encoded by the coding sequence ATGCTAACAAAAGAAGAAGTGTTGGGAATTGTAGAAAAAGAACAAATCGAATTCATTCGGATTGAATTTCTTGATTATGCAGGGGTGACACGTGGAAGGACTGTTCGTCCGGCCCAGCTCGCCAGTGCCATGGACAAAGGAGTCAATTTCAGTACAGCGATTATGAGCTTCGACTGCTTTGACGAGTACATTCCGAATCCAACGTATGGCGCGAACGATGGGGATTTTTTCGCGATTCCTGATCCAGCGACGTTTGCCATCCTACCGTATCGGAAAAGTACGGCTCGGATGCTATGTGATCTCGTCGATGCCAATGGAGATCCATGGGCAGGGTGCCCGCGCAATGCGCTCAAGCGACTTTTGTCCGAGGTAGAGTCAAAGCTTGGCGGGAAGATGTTTATGGCATTTGAACAGGAAGCGTATTTGCTTCGTGAAGTAGACGACAAGATCCAGACGGCGGACAACAGCCATTGCTTCTCGACGGTCGGTGTGGATGTGCAGGAGGATTTTGTTCAGGATTTTGTCCTCTCGTTGGAGAAAATGGGTGTGGAAACCGAGCAAATCTCCAGTGAATACGGCCCTGGTCAATTGGAAATCAACTTGAAGTACACGCCAGCCCTGCAGGCAACGGACAATCAGGTGACGTTCATGCACCTGTTTAAACAAATTGCGAAAGACAAAGGGATGATCGGTACATTGATGCCCAAACCGTTTCAGCATCTGGCGGGTAGCGGCCTGCATGTGCATATCAGCCTCTTTGACGAATCAGGGGAGAACTTGTTCGAAGATCCTTCTGACCAGCGGGGATTGGATATGTCAGAGAAGGCCTATCACTTTATTGGCGGACTGCTCAAGCATGCACCTTCCCTGATTGCGATCGGAGCGCCGAGCGTCAATTCCTACAAGCGAATGCAGCCAGGTACTTGGGCTCCTGCCCATGTTTGCTACGGCTCAGGTAATCGGTCAGTACTCGTGCGCATTCCAGAAAAGCGCCGAGCGAGACGCTTTGAATTTCGGGGAGCGGACGGCACGTGTAATCCGTACTTGTTGGCCGCGTGCCTGGTGGCTGCAGGGCTGCATGGAATCCAGAGCCGAATCGAGCCAGGTGAGCCAGCTACGACGGACGTAAGCAAAATGAGCAATGCCGAATTGAAAGAGCGGGGAATCAGCTGGGTACCTCGTTCTCTCCCGGAAGCGATCGGTTATTTGGCAGAAGACACGATTCTGGCAGAAACGATCGGTCGATCTATTTGGGAAGAGTTCATCAATATCAAGCGGACAGAATCAGATAAATTCAATCGCTACGTAAGTGACTGGGAGCGCAAATTGTTTGCGAATCTGTTTTGA